Proteins from a genomic interval of Peromyscus leucopus breed LL Stock chromosome 12, UCI_PerLeu_2.1, whole genome shotgun sequence:
- the LOC114685172 gene encoding resistin-like beta, whose amino-acid sequence MKPTICFLLIFVSLLHLMITVNTQSSVDSSVHNNNQDDLHGVDPHWGPPRLFCTRVKNPGRWSSCPPGMTVTGCSCSSGCESWEIQNGNTCHCQCSAMDWTTARCCRPT is encoded by the exons ATGAAGCCTACAATATGTTTTCTTCTTATCTTCGTCTCCCTCCTCCATCTGATGATCACAGTGAACACTCAGTCCTCTGTAGACTCTTCAGTGCATAACAATAACCAGGACGATCTCCACGGTGTAGACCCCCATTGGG GGCCTCCGAGGCTCTTCTGCACTCGTGTCAAAAATCCAGGCAGATGGTCCTCCTGTCCTCCTG GGATGACTGttactggctgttcttgcagctCTGGCTGTGAATCTTGGGAGATCCAGAATGGAAATACTTGCCACTGCCAATGCTCAGCCATGGACTGGACCACCGCCCGCTGTTGCCGACCAACTTGA